From Argopecten irradians isolate NY chromosome 12, Ai_NY, whole genome shotgun sequence, one genomic window encodes:
- the LOC138305023 gene encoding uncharacterized protein → MKRGVVIYIKSNINSEYVELDPLEDQVSCTINLRNRDQLLIWNIYRSPNNTEENNNKILEIFDRLYTMNFTHILVVGDLNFKQINWETMSTTVGNNHPANKFLSTIEDCYMFQHVKDPTRYREGQVSNILDLIITNEEGMVENLEYNPSLGSSDHLVLAFDLIVYVDSNPKDNTKTKYNFHKGDYETIRQNLTNIQLQDIENCSNVSEAWEVFSQQLDREIRENIPLHQTYSQRNSKPYISKTAKDAVRRKRKCWTKYLHCKSAHNFAEYKMARNRATQTLRHSKYYYEKDLADKIKTNPKLFWKYVRTKTNTATTIGNVTMPSGELTSTSEEIANTMNKYFASVFTAEERIRERPHLSTRKLC, encoded by the coding sequence ATGAAGAGAGGAGTAGTGATCTACATTAAGAGTAACATCAACTCGGAATACGTTGAGCTAGACCCTCTAGAAGATCAAGTATCCTGCACCATTAATCTACGAAATAGAGACCAACTCCTTATTTGGAATATCTATAGGAGCCCAAATAACACAGAAGAgaacaacaataaaatactaGAAATCTTTGACAGGCTGTATACTATGAACTTTACACATATATTAGTAGTAGGAGATTTGAACTTCAAACAGATCAACTGGGAGACTATGTCAACAACAGTCGGAAACAACCACCCTGCTAACAAATTTTTGTCTACTATCGAGGACTGCTACATGTTTCAACACGTAAAGGATCCGACTAGATATAGAGAAGGCCAAGTAAGTAATATCCTGGACCTGATCATCACAAATGAGGAAGGAATGGTGGAAAATCTTGAGTATAATCCAAGTCTAGGTTCCAGTGACCACCTAGTACTAGCATTTGACCTAATCGTGTATGTTGATAGCAACCCTAAAGACAAcactaaaacaaaatacaacttTCATAAAGGAGACTATGAAACTATCAGGCAAAATCTTACAAACATCCAACTACAAGACATTGAGAACTGTTCTAATGTATCGGAAGCCTGGGAAGTCTTCAGTCAACAACTCGATAGGGAAATTAGGGAGAACATTCCACTACATCAAACTTACAGCCAAAGAAATTCAAAACCATACATATCCAAAACAGCAAAGGATGCAGTTAGACGAAAACGGAAATGCTGGACCAAATACCTACATTGTAAATCTGCTCACAATTTTGCTGAATATAAAATGGCTAGGAACCGAGCTACACAAACTCTGAGGCATTCCAAATACTACTACGAAAAAGACCTGgctgacaaaataaaaactaatccGAAGCTTTTCTGGAAATATGTTCGAACTAAAACTAACACAGCTACAACGATTGGAAATGTTACAATGCCATCAGGAGAGCTAACATCGACCTCCGAAGAAATAGCCAACACTATGAATAAATACTTCGCCAGTGTGTTTACTGCAGAGGAAAGAATCAGAGAAAGACCACACCTTTCAACCAGAAAATTATGCTGA
- the LOC138336766 gene encoding DNA cross-link repair 1 protein-like, producing MNGTVIRGTPIAVDFWKIRECPATKLFFLTHLHGDHIVGLSSSWKHKIHCSPITGELLTQLYGIEESLIQSLEVGTSHIIDLDNVNQEKMSVTVIDANHCPGSVMFLFEGYFGRILHTGDFRFCPDMIIESNVSLFKNIDVLYLDNTYCSPECVFPTRDSALDEIVSIVNSHPSHSVVIGMRNLGKEDMLAAVALRCKEWISIPARMMQRISLLKLPNVFLVDDNDCRIRVVKFQAVSKKNLELWNRFTPTIAILPTALYQGLSSFGHMTNIFTVQYSDHCSYEELHSFVTQVKPSKIIPIVGANSRGPMGRRDISDRANMECFSHLLNKKNESNIGSNIPESVQNWMYSKSDPCSIGKRRGTEFKKSKKFNLKKSSSLSRGVVFSDSDTEEIGVIETATSTNINGKNKTRKRNCAEMLDSNVNSKPVLHQEQRTSQENNQQPAKENLLDRWLSVADKTNKYGNQNHRYGSLLIKTKCEGRFSRNCLTVKRRISSISKTKTSCNSQQETDGDLAIQEEENGPNVEDGVIVIDDSSSDCTNDSDGKGDANTTIDYCGDDKQEKSIIKDNLETVTISSDSDQNFQEISFDDFDQECSFYATKNNFSLKPMSDSQKKALQTKTCEQSSTLQNEDNLPSTPHDEDNFQKTSYDNCDIKLSVKPTAEAAKCQKETFKTITHEQNSSSQDEEGRQDGISIDDSEEDHSINHVNSSDKSQGISSEVTEQSLSSRSDRLQTCVTHVEPYVTIAEANSSCIHHGGKTQCQNSVLKYQPPVQFKFSVKPIARFQKKTLNSKTNRLESSPQINSKKSLYNVMPLFQGK from the exons ATGAATGGCACTGTGATCCGAGGAACTCCAATTGCTGTGGACTTTTGGAAGATCCGAGAATGTCCAGCGACAAAACTTTTTTTCCTTACACATCTCCATGGTGACCATATTGTTGGC CTGTCATCGTCATGGAAACATAAAATCCATTGTTCACCAATAACAGGAGAGCTCCTAACACAGTTGTACGGGATCGAGGAGTCACTGATACAATCTTTAGAAGTCGGTACGTCACATATTATTGACCTTGATAATGTTAACCAGGAGAAAATGTCGGTGACAGTTATTGATGCTAACCATTGTCCAGGTTCTGTCATGTTCCTATTTGAAGGTTATTTTGGTCGAATATTGCACACTGGAGATTTTCGATTTTGTCCTGATATGATCATTGAATCAAATGtaagtttgtttaaaaacatTGATGTACTTTATTTAGATAATACATACTGTTCCCCCGAATGTGTTTTTCCAACTCGAGATTCTGCTTTAGATGAGATTGTGTCTATAGTTAACTCACACCCAAGTCATTCTGTTGTTATTGGAATGAGAAATCTTGGCAAGGAAGACATGTTGGCAGCTGTAGCACTACGATGTAAAGAGTGGATTTCTATCCCGGCCAGAATGATGCAAAGGATCTCTCTTCTAAAACTTCCCAATGTGTTTTTGGTCGACGACAACGACTGTAGGATACGAGTTGTGAAATTTCAGGCAGTGTCTAAAAAGAACCTTGAATTATGGAACAGATTCACACCAACTATAGCTATTCTTCCAACTGCACTCTATCAGGGACTGAGTAGCTTTGGTCATATGACGAATATTTTTACAGTGCAGTATTCAGATCACTGTTCTTATGAGGAATTACACAGTTTTGTGACACAAGTGAAGCCAAGTAAAATTATTCCAATTGTTGGGGCAAACTCAAGAGGGCCCATGGGTAGACGTGACATTTCTGATAGGGCTAATATGGAGTGCTTTTCACATCTTTTGAACAAAAAGAATGAAAGTAATATTGGATCTAACATTCCGGAGTCAGTACAAAATTGGATGTACAGTAAATCTGACCCTTGTAGTATAGGTAAAAGAAGAGGAACTGAATTTAAGAAATCTAAGAAATTCAATTTGAAGAAATCTTCTTCTCTATCTAGAGGTGTGGTGTTTTCCGATAGCGATACTGAAGAAATTGGTGTAATTGAAACCGCAACAAGTACCAATATTAAtggtaaaaacaaaacaagaaagCGAAATTGTGCAGAAATGTTGGATAGTAATGTTAATAGCAAACCAGTGTTGCATCAGGAACAGAGGACATCACAAGAAAATAATCAACAACCGGCAAAGGAAAATTTACTGGACAGGTGGCTGTCAGTTGCTGATAAAACCAACAAATATGGAAATCAAAACCACCGGTATGGATCACTACTGatcaaaacaaaatgtgaaGGTAGATTCAGTAGGAACTGTTTAACTGTTAAAAGGAGAATATCCTCCATTTCAAAAACCAAAACTTCCTGCAACTCACAGCAAGAAACGGATGGTGACTTGGCCATCCAGGAAGAGGAAAATGGTCCAAATGTTGAGGATGGTGTTATCGTCATTGACGATTCAAGCAGTGATTGTACCAATGATTCTGATGGGAAAGGAGATGCAAACACCACAATTGATTATTGTGGAGACGACAAACAAGAGAAGTCTATTATTAAGGATAATCTTGAAACTGTGACCATCAGCAGTGATTCGGACCAGAATTTCCAAGAAATTTCTTTTGATGATTTTGACCAAGAATGTTCGTTTTACGCCAccaaaaacaatttttcattGAAACCAATGTCAGACTCTCAAAAGAAAGCATTACAAACAAAGACTTGTGAACAATCTTCTACATTACAGAATGAAGATAATTTGCCTTCTACACCACATGATGAAGATAATTTCCAAAAAACATCTTATGATAACTGTGATATCAAACTCTCAGTAAAACCAACTGCGGAAGCTGCTAAATGTCAGAAGGAAACATTCAAAACAATAACTCATGAGCAGAACTCATCATCACAGGATGAGGAGGGCCGACAAGACGGAATATCCATTGATGATAGTGAGGAAGACCATTCTATCAATCATGTCAATTCCTCAGATAAATCACAAGGCATCTCTTCTGAGGTAACCGAACAAAGTCTTTCGAGTAGATCAGATAGACTTCAAACGTGTGTGACACACGTAGAGCCTTATGTGACTATTGCAGAAGCCAATTCCTCATGTATACATCATGGAGGGAAAACTCAATGTCAAAACTCTGTATTAAAGTATCAACCGCCGGTGCAATTCAAGTTCTCTGTGAAACCAATAGCGAGATTCCAAAAGAAAACGTTAAACTCGAAGACCAATAGGCTCGAGTCTTCACCACAAATTAACAGTAAGAAaagtctatacaatgttatgcCGCTGTTTCAAGGTAAATAG